Proteins encoded in a region of the Zea mays cultivar B73 chromosome 4, Zm-B73-REFERENCE-NAM-5.0, whole genome shotgun sequence genome:
- the LOC103654746 gene encoding basic leucine zipper 19: protein MAQLPPRAPSAAPQDHWPPAAGEFLGFAAARRGAHRRSASDSAAFLEAVPIDDDVVIGGGGGGGDDFDRLDHDQLLSMFSDVDVSVSVSVSGSAGERAQLMDAGGAGADDGVADSSPAAADGVAEPKRVKRILANRQSAQRSRVRKLQYISELERSVTSLQMEVSALSPRVAFLDHHRSLLTVGNSHLKQRIAALAQDKIFKDAHQEALEKEIQRLRQVYQQQQVKVATTGGADIATAASPSMQARQELLACEGAAIR, encoded by the exons ATGGCGCAACTGCCGccgcgggcgccgagcgccgcgccGCAGGACCACTGGCCGCCGGCGGCGGGGGAGTTCCTGGGCTTCGCCGCGGCCAGGCGCGGCGCGCACCGCCGCTCCGCGAGCGACTCGGCCGCGTTCCTCGAGGCCGTGCCCATTGACGACGACGTCGTcattggcggcggcggcggcggcggcgacgacttCGACcgcctcgaccacgaccagctcCTGTCCATGTTCTCCGACGTCGAcgtctccgtctccgtctccgtctccGGCAGCGCCGGGGAGAGGGCGCAGCTCATGGACGCGGGGGGTGCGGGTGCGGACGACGGGGTGGCGGACTCGTCGCCGGCTGCCGCGGACGGCGTCGCTGAGCCCAAAAGGGTCAAGAG gatATTGGCAAACAGGCAGTCGGCTCAGAGGTCACGAGTGAGGAAGCTGCAGTACATCTCGGAGCTTGAACGGAGCGTCACCAGTCTCCAG ATGGAGGTGTCGGCGCTGTCCCCTCGCGTGGCCTTCCTCGACCACCACCGCTCACTGCTCACCGTCGGCAACAGCCATCTCAAGCAAAGAATCGCGGCGCTCGCCCAGGACAAGATCTTCAAAGACG CTCACCAAGAGGCGCTGGAGAAGGAGATCCAGCGGCTGCGCCAAGTGTACCAGCAGCAGCAGGTCAAGGTGGCCACCACCGGCGGCGCCGACATCGCCACCGCCGCCTCGCCGTCGATGCAGGCCAGGCAAGAGCTGCTCGCGTGCGAGGGCGCTGCTATTCGAtag